The following coding sequences lie in one Leptolyngbya sp. CCY15150 genomic window:
- a CDS encoding bifunctional riboflavin kinase/FAD synthetase — translation MWITSSLTTARTPTVAALGNFDGVHRGHQRVLAPILQGSPVNQLDSGSVATSGQQPSQLENCQGSDRSPDPNPQGDRPLRTVVTFFPHPREFFAGERRPLLTPLDEKVRELAKLGIEQLVLLPFDQGLAQLTPQEFVQRILVDGLDARHISVGEDFCFGRDRSGTTADLRAIAATFGVQVTVVPLYADGGDRISSSAIRNALSQGTVARANHLLGRPYALTGTVVQGQQLGRTLGFPTANLETPPQKLLPRQGVYAVWVDLDGTLHPGVMNLGHRPTVNGLQQTLEVHLLNWSGDLYHRRLSVFLSHFLRPEQKFDSLDALKDQIQADCQRAIHLLIASG, via the coding sequence GTGTGGATCACTTCGTCACTCACTACAGCGCGCACCCCAACGGTTGCCGCTCTTGGAAATTTTGATGGTGTCCATCGTGGACATCAAAGGGTTCTTGCGCCAATTTTGCAGGGATCTCCCGTTAATCAGCTAGATTCAGGTTCGGTAGCTACGTCGGGCCAGCAACCTTCTCAACTTGAGAACTGTCAGGGATCCGATCGCTCTCCTGATCCTAATCCCCAAGGCGATCGCCCGTTGCGAACCGTGGTGACTTTTTTCCCCCATCCTCGGGAATTTTTTGCCGGAGAACGTCGTCCGTTGCTAACGCCCCTAGATGAGAAGGTGCGGGAGTTGGCCAAGCTGGGAATTGAACAATTGGTTTTGCTGCCCTTTGACCAAGGCTTAGCGCAGTTGACCCCTCAGGAGTTTGTGCAGCGTATATTGGTCGATGGTCTTGATGCTCGTCATATTAGCGTCGGTGAAGACTTTTGCTTTGGCCGCGATCGCTCGGGAACAACGGCAGATTTGAGGGCGATCGCGGCGACTTTTGGCGTTCAGGTGACGGTGGTGCCGCTCTATGCTGATGGGGGCGATCGCATCAGCAGTTCTGCAATTCGCAACGCTCTCAGTCAGGGCACGGTGGCCAGGGCGAACCATCTGCTGGGGCGACCCTATGCCCTCACCGGCACGGTGGTGCAGGGGCAGCAGTTGGGGCGTACCCTCGGCTTTCCGACGGCAAATCTAGAGACGCCACCCCAAAAATTACTGCCCCGCCAGGGCGTCTATGCGGTGTGGGTTGATCTCGACGGCACCCTGCACCCCGGCGTGATGAACCTGGGACATCGCCCTACGGTGAATGGCCTGCAGCAAACCCTAGAGGTGCATCTGCTGAATTGGTCAGGCGATCTGTACCATCGCCGACTGTCTGTTTTTCTTAGCCACTTTCTGCGCCCCGAACAGAAATTCGACTCCCTGGATGCTCTGAAGGATCAGATCCAAGCCGACTGCCAGAGGGCGATCCATCTCCTTATTGCTTCAGGCTAG
- a CDS encoding 3'(2'),5'-bisphosphate nucleotidase CysQ: MNLPTTIAGLSTEHILEVTRSIGWGAAEILQTYYRGETPVGAQAGLNVQEGKDGPVTSADLAANHYILDRLTTAFGQDTFGYLSEETYKAQKCQAPFPEDWLWIIDPLDGTRDFIDRTGEYALHIALTYQGRPMLTVVVCPELGKLYYATKGGGAFVETTEGTTTPLQVSRRDRPEDLVVVMSRTHRDDRFNQLLKQLPCQHQIAVGSVGGKIAAVVEQRADVYISLSGKSAPKDWDMAAPELILTEAGGQFTYADETPLQYNRGDVSQWGCLIASNGQHHTDLCTTARTLLAAIDAR, encoded by the coding sequence GTGAACTTGCCGACCACCATTGCCGGACTCTCCACGGAGCATATTCTAGAGGTTACCCGCTCCATCGGCTGGGGCGCAGCGGAGATTTTACAGACCTACTATCGCGGAGAAACACCAGTCGGCGCACAGGCAGGGCTAAATGTGCAGGAAGGCAAGGATGGCCCCGTGACCTCCGCCGATCTGGCCGCCAATCACTACATCCTCGATCGCTTAACCACCGCCTTTGGGCAAGACACCTTTGGCTACTTGAGTGAAGAAACCTACAAAGCGCAGAAATGCCAAGCACCCTTCCCCGAAGACTGGCTATGGATTATTGATCCCCTAGATGGCACCCGCGATTTTATCGATCGCACTGGCGAATATGCGCTCCATATCGCGTTGACCTACCAAGGTCGTCCCATGCTGACGGTGGTCGTCTGTCCTGAACTGGGCAAGCTGTACTACGCCACCAAGGGCGGCGGAGCCTTTGTGGAAACAACCGAGGGCACCACCACACCCCTGCAGGTATCCCGACGCGATCGCCCCGAGGACTTAGTCGTAGTCATGAGCCGCACCCACCGCGATGACCGCTTTAACCAACTGCTGAAGCAGCTTCCTTGCCAACATCAAATTGCCGTGGGCAGCGTAGGTGGCAAGATTGCAGCGGTGGTGGAGCAACGGGCCGATGTCTATATTTCGCTCTCGGGCAAATCGGCTCCCAAGGATTGGGATATGGCGGCACCGGAGCTGATTTTGACGGAAGCTGGCGGGCAGTTCACCTACGCCGATGAAACGCCCTTGCAGTACAACCGGGGAGACGTGAGCCAGTGGGGATGTCTGATTGCCAGCAATGGTCAGCATCATACCGACCTTTGCACCACCGCCCGCACTCTTTTAGCCGCCATTGATGCCCGATAG
- a CDS encoding DUF1815 family protein, which yields MFTRLAEQHRQFVKDLVMNLQAMAIVLERRGYLASCYTCGGQMNSASFMVSLGDNHLIRFLVSDYGITWTEMRDDRELMKLEGAEAISQLQDLANLIKYHIQPSEQFAITNAS from the coding sequence ATGTTTACACGTCTTGCAGAGCAACATCGACAATTTGTAAAAGATCTCGTGATGAATCTCCAGGCCATGGCGATTGTGCTGGAGCGTCGCGGCTACTTAGCGTCTTGCTACACCTGTGGCGGGCAGATGAATAGCGCATCATTTATGGTGAGCTTAGGTGATAATCACTTGATTCGGTTTTTGGTGTCCGACTACGGCATCACTTGGACGGAAATGCGCGATGATCGCGAACTGATGAAGCTAGAGGGAGCTGAGGCCATTAGTCAATTGCAGGACTTAGCGAATTTGATTAAATATCACATTCAACCGTCTGAGCAGTTTGCTATCACGAATGCGTCATAG
- a CDS encoding SLC13 family permease, whose product MSPIFQTILVIVLALISFVAEWVPVDLTALMVAVLLMLLGLVTPEEGVSGFGNSATITVMAMFILSAGIARTGVIQVVRSWLIDWGGQRISQQIFVMGMIVGPITAFINNTAVVAVFLPIVEDWCKVQGRSPSKLLIPLSYATVMGGMLTLIGTSTNVLASGISAQLGYGEFSLFQFSILGIIVFSIGMAYLSLVAPNLLPARKPPRGEFLGRDYELNDYVSEVVVSARSSLIGQTLRASQLQRKVDIDVLEIIRENTHFPQPLADKVLAAGDILIVRGSREDLLGIREERGLDILPEVQFGGESLASEISSGEEQVAEVLILSNSRLSGATLKEIRFRQRYNTTVLAIRRGEDVLRKRLGRVPLRFGDVLLVQGPRDSILGLQTTRELLVLEQRDIENLRADKAWISVAIVLSVIVLSAFNIAPIMVTALAGVIAMVLTGCLKPGELYGAVRWDIIFLLAGLIPLGIAMQKSGTTEWIAQGLLALGGNLPGYWILFLFYVATSLLTEILSNNASVVLMLPIAVEVARALSLNPFAFMFAVTFAASNSYMTPIGYQTNTMVYGPGGYRFLDFTRVGAPLSLIFSIVTPLLIVLIYGL is encoded by the coding sequence ATGAGTCCCATTTTTCAGACCATCTTGGTCATTGTGCTAGCGCTGATCAGCTTCGTGGCCGAATGGGTACCCGTTGACCTGACGGCCTTGATGGTCGCAGTACTGCTAATGCTCCTAGGTCTGGTGACCCCAGAAGAGGGCGTCTCAGGATTTGGCAACTCAGCCACCATCACCGTCATGGCCATGTTTATCCTCAGTGCTGGCATTGCTCGCACAGGGGTGATCCAAGTCGTGCGGAGTTGGCTGATTGACTGGGGCGGTCAACGCATTTCCCAACAAATCTTCGTCATGGGCATGATTGTGGGGCCGATTACAGCCTTCATCAATAACACCGCCGTCGTCGCCGTGTTCCTGCCGATTGTGGAAGACTGGTGCAAGGTTCAAGGGCGATCGCCCTCCAAGCTGCTGATTCCCCTTTCCTACGCCACGGTTATGGGAGGCATGCTCACTCTCATTGGCACCTCCACCAACGTCCTGGCCAGCGGTATATCGGCTCAACTGGGCTACGGCGAGTTTTCTCTCTTTCAGTTCAGCATCCTGGGGATCATTGTCTTCAGCATTGGTATGGCATACCTATCCCTTGTAGCTCCAAACCTCCTGCCTGCCCGCAAGCCACCCCGTGGTGAATTCCTCGGACGCGATTATGAGCTCAATGATTACGTCAGTGAAGTGGTCGTCTCTGCCCGATCTAGCTTGATTGGCCAAACCCTTCGTGCTAGCCAACTGCAGCGCAAAGTTGATATTGATGTTCTAGAAATCATTCGCGAAAATACCCACTTTCCCCAACCCCTTGCAGACAAAGTGCTCGCTGCAGGGGATATTTTAATCGTGCGGGGCAGTCGAGAAGATTTACTAGGTATCCGGGAAGAGCGGGGGCTCGATATCTTGCCCGAAGTGCAGTTTGGCGGCGAGAGCTTAGCCTCTGAAATTAGCTCTGGGGAAGAACAGGTTGCGGAAGTCTTGATCCTCTCCAATTCTCGACTTAGCGGCGCAACCCTCAAGGAAATCCGGTTTCGCCAACGCTACAACACCACCGTACTCGCCATTCGTCGTGGAGAAGACGTGTTGCGCAAGCGGCTAGGACGAGTGCCCCTGCGCTTCGGCGATGTGCTGTTGGTGCAAGGGCCACGGGATAGTATCCTCGGTCTACAGACCACGCGGGAGCTGCTGGTGCTAGAGCAGCGAGATATTGAAAACCTGCGAGCCGACAAAGCCTGGATATCAGTGGCCATTGTTTTGTCGGTCATCGTGCTGTCGGCTTTCAATATTGCACCGATTATGGTCACCGCCTTAGCCGGCGTGATTGCCATGGTGCTCACAGGCTGCCTCAAGCCTGGCGAACTTTATGGTGCCGTCCGTTGGGACATTATCTTTCTGTTGGCGGGCTTGATCCCCTTGGGCATCGCCATGCAAAAGTCAGGCACCACAGAATGGATCGCCCAAGGACTCCTGGCCCTCGGAGGCAATTTACCTGGATACTGGATTCTTTTCCTTTTCTATGTGGCCACATCACTGCTAACGGAAATCCTGTCTAATAATGCCTCCGTGGTGCTCATGCTGCCGATCGCCGTTGAGGTAGCTCGCGCCCTGAGCCTCAATCCCTTCGCCTTCATGTTTGCCGTCACCTTTGCCGCGTCCAATAGCTACATGACCCCCATCGGCTATCAAACTAACACCATGGTCTATGGGCCAGGGGGCTATCGCTTCTTAGACTTTACCCGCGTAGGAGCACCCCTGAGTCTCATTTTCTCCATTGTGACGCCGCTGCTGATTGTGCTGATCTATGGACTCTAG
- the glcD gene encoding glycolate oxidase subunit GlcD, which yields MPKPPSSTSINWSAIAQDFTAVVGKSRVILRQEELLVYECDGLTSYRQRPAVVVLPRTTEEVAALVKLCDRHSVPFIARGSGTGLSGGALPVENSVLIVTTLMKRILKVDYENQCVTVQPGVINTWVTQSVSGAGFYYAPDPSSQSVCSIGGNVAENSGGVHCLKYGVTTNHVLGLRLVLPDGSVKDLGGAVPEMPGYDLTGVVVGSEGTLGIATEITLKILKVPESIQVLLADFMSVEAAGAAVSDIISAGIIPAGMEMMDNFSINAVEDVVATACYPRDAIAILLIELDGLAVDVSANSDRVAEICRRNGARNVVTATEAQERLRLWKGRKAAFAAMGKLSPDYYVQDGVIPRTKLPEVLQAIEALGEKHGYRVANVFHAGDGNLHPLILYNNSIPGQLEAVEALGGDILKLCVQVGGSISGEHGIGSDKRCYMPEMFSDSDLETMQYVRQALNPRGLANPEKLFPTPRTCGEAARNAVPESWPDNVERF from the coding sequence ATGCCCAAGCCCCCCAGTTCCACCAGCATCAACTGGTCAGCGATCGCTCAGGATTTTACCGCCGTGGTGGGCAAAAGTCGGGTGATCCTGCGCCAGGAAGAACTCTTGGTGTATGAATGCGATGGGCTCACCAGCTATCGTCAGCGTCCTGCGGTCGTCGTCCTGCCTCGCACCACGGAGGAAGTGGCCGCCTTGGTCAAGCTTTGCGATCGCCATTCGGTGCCCTTCATTGCCCGAGGATCGGGTACGGGGCTATCGGGGGGTGCTCTGCCGGTGGAAAACAGCGTGCTGATTGTCACCACCTTAATGAAACGCATCCTCAAGGTGGACTACGAGAATCAATGCGTCACCGTCCAGCCAGGGGTAATCAACACCTGGGTCACCCAGAGCGTGAGCGGAGCCGGTTTCTACTATGCCCCCGATCCCTCTAGCCAAAGCGTCTGCTCCATCGGCGGGAACGTGGCTGAAAATTCTGGCGGGGTGCATTGCCTCAAGTATGGCGTCACCACCAATCACGTCCTAGGACTCAGGCTGGTGCTGCCCGATGGATCGGTGAAAGACCTAGGGGGCGCTGTACCGGAGATGCCTGGCTATGACCTCACCGGCGTTGTCGTCGGCTCGGAAGGCACCCTGGGGATCGCCACAGAAATCACCCTCAAAATTCTCAAGGTGCCCGAATCCATCCAAGTCCTCCTAGCGGACTTCATGAGTGTGGAAGCGGCTGGCGCTGCCGTGTCGGACATCATCAGCGCCGGGATCATTCCAGCCGGCATGGAAATGATGGACAACTTTAGCATCAATGCCGTGGAAGACGTGGTGGCCACCGCCTGCTATCCCCGAGATGCGATCGCCATTTTGCTGATTGAACTGGACGGACTGGCCGTAGACGTCTCCGCCAACAGCGATCGGGTTGCCGAGATTTGTCGGCGCAACGGAGCCCGCAACGTAGTCACCGCCACCGAGGCACAAGAACGGCTGCGGCTTTGGAAGGGGCGGAAGGCGGCCTTTGCGGCCATGGGCAAACTCAGCCCAGACTACTACGTCCAAGACGGCGTCATTCCTAGAACCAAGCTACCGGAAGTGCTTCAGGCGATTGAAGCCCTTGGCGAGAAACATGGCTATCGCGTAGCCAACGTGTTTCATGCCGGAGACGGCAACTTGCATCCCCTGATTTTGTACAACAACTCCATACCGGGGCAGCTAGAAGCGGTAGAAGCCCTGGGAGGCGATATTTTGAAGCTTTGTGTCCAAGTGGGGGGAAGTATTTCCGGCGAACATGGCATTGGCTCAGACAAACGCTGCTATATGCCGGAGATGTTTTCTGACTCGGATCTTGAAACCATGCAATACGTGCGGCAGGCGCTGAATCCAAGGGGGTTAGCGAATCCTGAGAAGCTTTTTCCAACACCCCGAACCTGCGGTGAAGCAGCTCGAAACGCTGTACCTGAATCGTGGCCAGACAATGTAGAGCGTTTTTAG